A stretch of Camelina sativa cultivar DH55 chromosome 18, Cs, whole genome shotgun sequence DNA encodes these proteins:
- the LOC104760842 gene encoding ras GTPase-activating protein-binding protein 2-like: MDSSAAAAAPKPVIDSLTVGKAFVSQYYHIMYNMPEHLHRFYQEISKVGRVGQDGVMRDFFTLEGISEELKSLTCGNFSSAEITSYDTQESHSGGFLLVVTGYFTQNETLRRKFTQTFFLAPQENGFFVLNDIFRFVNDDAKNNVPEAIDEQVVSGKDSTRPSLINGNKGSEQAARVSANPVCTEVFKPLNNENAKDNVPVPPEIVNEVVPEVEKTCKKVADESLKCYDPDDGLENVPKKSYASVLKVTKTRSGVSAVSSLSPKQIQKDQEHQALSDPSTGQILNDQGQQAFLDPSQVIESDTVSEFVDAADNGHNQEVVAEGTSIYVRHLPANATIDMLEAEFKQFGAITNGGIQVISQRGLGYPYGFVEFEEADAAQRAIEASPVRIGGQRAFVEEKLSTSRGHRGNGYGNRNVAVRGRGDYGYGYDYRRGGGGGGRSFNRRGNEYVASINSY; encoded by the exons ATGGAttcttctgctgctgctgctgcaccTAAACCTGTTATTGATTCACTTACT GTTGGGAAAGCGTTTGTCAGTCAGTACTACCACATTATGTATAACATGCCTGAGCATCTTCACCGCTTCTATCAAGAGATTAGTAAGGTTGGGCGTGTTGGACAGGATGGAGTTATGCGCGATTTCTTTACCTTGGAG GGTATAAGTGAGGAGCTTAAGTCACTGACTTGTGGAAATTTCAGTTCCGCTGAGATTACCAGTTATGATACCCAAGAGTCTCACAGTGGGGGTTTCCTCCTTGTCGTTACTGGATACTTCACTCAAAACGAGACATTGAGGAGGAAATTCACCCAGACTTTCTTCCTTGCTCCGCAAGAAAATGGGTTCTTTGTTCTCAATGACATCTTCAGATTTGTCAATGACGATGCTAAGAATAATGTTCCAGAGGCCATAGATGAGCAAGTTGTTTCTGGGAAGGACTCTACAAGACCTAGTCTTATCAATG GCAATAAGGGCTCTGAGCAAGCTGCACGTGTTTCAGCGAATCCTGTTTGTACGGAAGTGTTTAAACCCTTGAATAATGAGAATGCTAAGGATAATGTTCCAGTACCTCCTGAGATTGTCAATGAAGTCGTTCCAGAGGTTGAGAAAACTTGCAAAAAAGTTGCAGACGAGTCACTGAAATGTTATGACCCAGATGATGGACTCGAAAATGTTCCCAAGAAATCGTATGCCTCTGTG TTGAAGGTAACGAAGACTAGATCTGGTGTTTCAGCTGTCTCTTCATTGTCTCCGAAGCAGATACAGAAAGACCAAGAACATCAAGCGCTTTCAGATCCTTCTACAGGCCAGATACTCAACGACCAAGGACAACAAGCATTTTTAGATCCTTCTCAAGTGATAGAATCTGATACAGTTTCTGAGTTTGTTGATGCTGCTGACAATGGGCACAATCAGGAAG TGGTAGCTGAGGGTACATCTATTTATGTGAGACATCTTCCTGCAAATGCAACCATTGACATGCTTGAGGCTGAATTCAAGCAATTTGGAGCTATTACCAATGGTGGAATTCAAGTTATAAGCCAAAGG GGACTTGGTTATCCGTATGGTTTTGTTGAGTTTGAGGAGGCAGATGCTGCTCAGAGAGCAATAGAG GCTTCACCTGTGAGAATTGGTGGACAGAGAGCTTTTGTGGAGGAGAAGCTATCCACATCAAGAG GTCACAGAGGAAATGGATACGGAAACAGAAACGTGGCAGTGCGAGGAAGAGGAGATTATGGATATGGCTACGATTACAGGAggggaggtggaggaggaggaaggtcTTTTAACCGTAGAGGCAATGAGTACGTCGCCAGCATCAACTCATACTAA